tgtttttttttttagtgaggtttatatagtttaagttcttaactattttactataaataatgttaacctgcagttatatatttttaattttttttaaaatcaaattcaaatattaatttttaaaatgttcattgtgCAGTGTATACAAATACACGGCAATTTTATATTCCAGATTTTAAAACTAGATTTTCAATTTGGTAATCAATATTTGatcacataaatacataatatgtacctactttttaaaaatacatttaaaaagtaggtaattaaaatacgtCTATTCTATATGTCtacatgaattataaatatttcatattgtacataattttcgtattttttcccacttttataaattaatatgtacagtAATTATGAAGTAGATAAGTAAGAATTTTTGTTATACCGACCTTTTAGTTtaacatttatctaaaaataattactaataacaagtaggtacctaacaggAAATTGCTATTGAACACTGAATCAACTCCTTCGCTTTACTCGTTCTTTAATGATCcgtgattcaaactttgtagcTTAAACCAAATTGTTGTTACCAGttgaattaaattactaaaattgaattcaacttCCACTCAAGTAAATTGTATTCATCactataaaacttaaataataggtaccttcgTACCTAATAACAAAATCTGattcaatgtatttaatatgtgGTGCGTGGGTACCTattggttattaaaataataaatactattttcatAGTACCAACCTATACTAACTTAGGGCCGTATTCATAGTCAAagcttaagaataagtattaatattattaattgcttAAGCTATACTCATGAGTTATGACTCACTGATATTTATAAACGAGACTTTGgcttaagaaaagaaaaattagtaATTGTTTTTAAGGTTGATCGAGacgattaaaacaatttttttattttttaaattatcaaaattagcttaagcaatacttattcttTAGCATCGAGTTAGGTTATACCTTGGTCTCTAATAGATGAAACTGAAATAAgttcattattgtttatacaataagtaaaatgaATATGTTGGAACTAGTTTCTCTAAAAAATTGCACAAAATCTGTACTAGACCTGAGAtagatagatattttttttacatctgcATGACTTATTAGCTCTTTTAAAACCGGGGTGATAGAACTGATTTTCCAGATGGATGGGAATACACCTTTCTCAAGTGATTTGTTCAATAACAAAAAGACAGGATAGGCAATAGAATCTGATAAATTATAGAGAAAATATCAGGAAATACCATCGGGTCAGGGAGATTGGAGTATATAAAGATCGTAAGTCGTCTGATAATTCGTTGACTGAAATAGTGCAGTGCGAGGAGAAAATATGGTCAAATTTTCTAATAGAAGATGTTAAGGTAGATTTAGTAGATATGTCAAATGGGAGAATAACTGAGGGtctatataatgaaaaaaataagaaaagaaTAGGTCAGCAATATCCCTACCATTATTTGCAGTCTTATCGTTTAGGAAAACAGAATTAGGTGTATCACGTGCTAGTATTATAAGAAACCCTAttcctagttttttttttggtatattttaatatcgttttCAGAACGTTGTATAAATTCCGAGTATACGGATTTAGATTTAGACTTCTATTGAGCTCTCAATTTAGAGAAGTTTTCGTAATTAGATTTGGTTCAATTTTTCATGTTAAtggaataaaatttaattttttgccaGGCTAGGGTTGTGAGATCCTTATCAAACCAGCAAGgaaatttgttgttattattaactattttttgagAGTATACTAGATAGAACTTTTAATAATGTGATTTTGAAAAGCTGCTTCAACATCAAGATTATTGAAAGAATTAAAgccagggcttaaaaccgtttccaaaattataggtaatcgacatttttttaagaaccggTTACCAGTTATCTTGTTCTGAGATGTGCCGTTTACCGGTTACCGGTTACCTTACACCACAGTAAAAAATTGATTACCAGTTACCGATTTTTAacggtttccaaaatatttaaataaccgcTTACCAATTTTAAGCGGTTTAAATACCGCTTTTCACATcacattttttcgtttttgttatcaactatgaattatttataatgatgtgtttacacttttcattaaattagttaccgtgccttcgataattcagcgctgcTGTAACGCTTGGTCAGCAAAACTACGCTGCTTGTGATAGATagcgttttttaattcatcacaaCCTAGCAAACCAAACAGCGGTTCCATCATGTTAGAAACATACTGGTTAGATGCATCATAGAATTACTGATAacactttattgatattgtttgtAATCGAATAAACGAATCAATgaatagcaaataataataataatagcaggtaatagacaatagtgtaatactacgataagtagttaataaataccacgatttaagatatagtatatcttaaatcgtggtaaatactaaatcatatgatatatactaaatacttgtatatatatatatatatatatatatatatatattatatacaatgagtactttgtaggtcataaaatataaccatgtgTCCATGTAGGCTGCATTACGGGAAACGGCCATAGGGAATttcagtaatattaaataatcagtacagaatacagatataaatatataatttttaatttaaaatataaaatataatatatacctaaatattattttataatacgcataAACAGTAGGTATACCATTACGGCATTACCCGTATGACatgtatgtatttactattttctgtacaattatatcataaataaagagATCTCTTTATACTGATaaagagaatatttttctactaaataaagtataaaaactataaactgaaataaaaataaataattggtaccAATtggaacaaagtttttttttccccATTGAACTGCAGGTTACCGGGTATcgctaaaataacgattttcagAAATGTCGATAGTTGGTTTTTgggatatgaatttataaacttttgttaaTCGGTTACCGGTATCCGCTTTCCAAACTGCAGATAAATTAGATAACCGGTTTAGGGTTCGCaaaatttacggtttttaaAGGTTTTCGTGAAAAACCGGTAAACGGTTTTAAACCCTGAATTAAaccaattgaaataattaaaaaaaaatttatcatttttatgatCAACTGAgttgtatgaaaaaatattaatgtaattgttAAGATTGGATGCGAGGGTGGGTAGCTCACAATTTATTAAGATTACGTGATGACGTAGGTCAATAGGGGCTAATGATCAATATAAGATTCAGGATCGAATACTGTATtttgaaagtttgaaaatatatttttattataatattgataaataggggtaggtacatattatatgatatgatatttctatataaatatttatttatgtatacgcGGGTAGGTACcctttagtaataactaataattatacagtaggtaGAATCTCAAATATTGGCAAATATAACAGTgaaattaaagaatataatgttttaaattagttaatatttttaaaattaatcgtatTCTTGTTTAtgaattagtatatatataggtacctacttacgtattaatatgtaatatgtaatatactataattattaatttataattataagtaatacctaagtaataacattatctagacgaaaaaaagtaataacaccacatatcacaattatttatatttatagtgggagcataggcgcaatttgaGTTAAATTTGTGGGGGTGCTAGATTTATGTCGACCTAAGTGATCAGTGGGGGGCTTCCCCCCCATTCATGCAAATTAATACACCTTCGcatttatcttaatataaacaattacctataacataatacgCTTTTATCcgtattattattctgataggtacctatgtaggtattattattattatgaaaattataaggtCTTGGAAATAAAGGTACCCAAATACCTATGGCAttatataatagtcaataaaaattcGATGAAGCTGTACAAATTTGGGGGTGCTAAGCACCCCCAAAATTGCGCCCATGAGTGGGAGGTAATTTTTACGACTCCATAAGTAACAAATGTTCTTCAATTTTACTGTAAAGGTAAAGTATCAATTGGATACTTTTAAcagtcaaacaattttaatatttattttctataatataattttgatgtcTGATCGCAAGCAGTACAACTAGTAACTACTTGTACCTTTACGAAATCTANNNNNNNNNNNNNNNNNNNNNNNNNNNNNNNNNNNNNNNNNNNNNNNNNNNNNNNNNNNNNNNNNNNNNNNNNNNNNNNNNNNNNNNNNNNNNNNNNNNNGATAGACGAGatgaagaaacaaaaaaattacacggtAGATTAGATAAATTTACGTTTAGAATAAGTTTATCTACTAGGTATATAGCACACAATCGAAATGTTTGTAAAAGCTGATTAGCTGAAATCAAATTTGACTTAaaacattaaacttaaaaattttactttaatatgtaagtataataatcaaaaatactaatttaaaaaaaaaaatacgtttgctttttaatttgtatacttacttgaataacaacattaaaaacattaattatagatGCATTGAAAGTGTTAAGTGttcttgtatattaaataatacaattttattctataatctaACTACTCATGTATAtgcaactaattaaaaaatacaatatgcatagttacattttattttagcattgaaGAAAGTATAGATATGGACAATTTTCGGgcccaaaattgaaaattgtactgGGCCCATAAATTGGTAAATCAGGCCCTGTGTTTACCATTTAATGTGGTGCCATCACTCATATATGCAATGACGCTCAATCTTTATTatcttgtaataatttaaaatttctattatatacatatatgtaatacaataatttaatggcCCGATTGCCgcgttaattatataatatgaaatgtaacAATCGCGTAGAATAAGTCATCATGATTCTGAATACTTATCTTAACTTATGTtgatatatgattatataggtTGAGGCTGTTTCACGATGCCTGAGTGGCTGTGTCAAcgatttgtttttagattctgagtggaacgatgaatgtattgattttacaatgatgtgtgttttttttttttttgtgtctgtcatcaccatttaggacagaaaaagtgcttcgattttctttgaaaacagattttgcataaaaattcccattttccttaatttttctttttcacggcgcttttgaaaactactgggaaatttttacttttgagcccccccaaagtaccaactagattcactttcttatcagaaaagatactattgaagaaaatccaagcatttttactgtcctaaaaagtgatgacagacacaaaaataaaaatataaaaaaacaaaaaaaaaaacacactcatcattgtaaaatcaatacattcatcgtttcactcagaatctaaaagttataGATACTAAGATAGTAAGATACTAACACCAGTTTAGAGATAAtgtctacaataaaatataatatcttcatCATTTTTTAAGATAAAGTCAGatgtcaattaattttattactatatactttAATCtcttatatttcaaatgtttatttatagtttatacctatggtttaaaaatatttggtgtattgttttattaaatattattattataaaaaaatataattttagatttatcaTTAGAGCGCAGATTTCGATGCTAATACATCTTTTTTTCTGTAATACTTGAAAAAATGCTTTGCAGGATGTAAATGTGTTTCAAGTACACACTTAGTTGACAATGAACTTTTTAGGTAAATTTTAACCTATTtctagtaagtaataatattacaaaaaaaatgcaaaataaatacacatattgtacttaaataatataggtaatctggtatttaaataaaaggaTTCACAAATTTGTCTTGATtttcgaagaaaaaaaaacttaggaatttatatttttttagtgtttttaccTTCTTAGgtcataaattcattttttaaaagtacattTCTTAGAGGTTTAAATGGATTAggatataaatgcatttttctaTATTCATAAGGGCatttaaatccgagccctatttatcattgaattcaaatttaaaacatccattacagtgacccttAAATCCTTTTAATGACTTGGTACATTTGAAATCTACTATATAGCAGAGCGCCTTCTTAGGTTTATTCAAAATGCAACAAATagcgaaataaaaataataatcatggattatgtaattgtataataaaatgtacagatAAATAAAGCTATAGTGCGACCAAGTAAAGACGATGACCGGTTTTAGATGGTTTTCTGGTCAATATCTTAACTTGGTcacactatattttattattattcatttgataGATGAGGTGCCATACAATTAGTTGTATAACGCAAAAGTTGTAAATTTGTCATTAATGTGGTTAGTCGTCTATAGTGTCGTTCACTGTATGCCATTAATCCTTGTAATTTTTCttgattaattgttaattttccCATCATAATATCTTCCAgcagaatatttaaaacaagctgaaatacatttttaattatataattaaaattaatctgtagacaaataaaaattgtttaaatacttGTGCTGCAAGACAATATTTTCCATTGTTATTCCAATCAACTACATAATTCAAAAGTCTTTCTTTTTGTTCTTGattgatattttgaaataccatttttaaatcttGCCCTTGACCTTGTTTCGATAAAGCTACAAAAAAGCAATAgttcaatattcattaataaaataaacgttaaTCACTTGATGTAAACaaactttgtattattttaagtgcTGTGTTTGGCCTTTCTAATGTGATGGACATTTTAAGTGCTGGTAACAATTGTTCATTTTGTAACAAGTTTTGTAATTGTTGGTCTTGTAACGCTTTAGTTTGGCTAGCAGCTGCTTCAGAAATTCTCACTTCTTCAGTACGATCATGCCAAACAACTAATCTTGAATCAGTACCTCCAGTCACCATAATCGAACCATCATCCAcaacttgaaaaattattattaagtactaactagtaactaataacactaatcataaaacataaatgtatttttcttacTTGATAAGGCCCACACTTTAGAAGAATGTTTGTCAAGTGTAGCAATACATTCACTAGTTTTAAGACACCAAATTTTAACTAGCCCATCACCTCCACAACTAGCTAATTGAGTACCACGATTTAAAAAACCTCCTTTTAATACTGATGAATCATGACTCTCTAGCGTCTAAAATGTATtggatataaatgtatatatttttaaaatgtaaatatttttttctttttactttaAGACAAGAATAATCAGCcatagaccatattttcaaagtaGTATCTGCTGACGATGATAACAGTACTTGATCTATAGGAGAAAAGCGTACACACCATACCCCTCGCTTGTGGCCTCTGCATACTCCAAGAATTGACAAATCATTTGCAGACCATATCTATcccgaaaatatataaataatgctatttagtattttgtaatagtaataaagaAACCAATTGGCTAgtactttaattaatttgtcCTGAGAGCCAGTAGCAATTGTCTGATGGTTAGGTGCTatacaaatactatttatttctttttcgtGTCCAACTTCAGTTAATTTGACGCTCAAAATATGTGGTTCATCTTTTAAAAGGCATTTATTAgagcattaataaaatattttttacgaaataattatGGGTTGATGTATACCACTTTTGAATGTTTTTGGGAGTTTCCAAAGTTTTAATGTAGTATCTGTACTGGCAGAGACAATAAACTCCAAAGATTTAGAAATGGCCACTGAATTTATTGCGCCTGTATGCCGGGATCCAATAGCAACACATTTAGCTGTCCtgtttacattacaatataaccATACTCTAATGCTATGAtcctaaatataaattgtgtacaATAGTAAAATCTAAAAGATGATTAAATTTATCAGTTATAATCTTACTTTACTACTGGATATTAGGAAGTTTTTATAAGAAGTTAAACATAACACTGTATCTGTATGGCCTTTTATCCGTTTACAACAAACTCCAAGTTCAACTTTATCTATTTCACAATTGTCATcgctttcaattttttttttttgccatggAAATATGTAAATATCACAGCTATTAATAGCAACAGCTAAACTACGACTGCATTCATTACCCAACAGTGCAACATCAAGAATTTCATCGTTTGAACCAAtcaactggaaaaaaaaaaatattacttttgaatttactaatatttttattaacaaaccGTTAGTTTAGAATGCTGAGGTCCAAAACTTTGTAATGTAATTGTATTATCAACATAACAAATCGCTAACGTAGACCGagtttcattaaaaatcatattagttATGCTTTTTGTAGATTTTATAGATTGACTATCAGCATTTGATTCTTTCAAAAtgggaatattattttttacatcccATATATGTAACctgcctaaatattattaattaattaacatagtataatttataaattaaagaaatgtaGCAACCATTTTCTCCTCCAACAGCAACACAAACACCATTAGGAATGAtatgagtattttttaattcattatccAAATCTTGAAGATAAAAGCCCTCTTCAGGTAATACTACCATTGTTTCCAAACAGTCATATAGGGCTACCATTTTTAACTGTAATTTTGATTCTAGGTCCCATAAAATAACAACTTTGTCTCTGccacaactttttaaaaaacaatgtaataaaaaagaatattagtatataaaaattgaaattaaaaattaatcattttcttATACGATTATTACCTTATAAGATATTGCTTTTTGTAGAATGTTAGTTCTGTTACAGTACTAAAATGTCCTTGTAACTTAAATAAATGCTTCCCATCATCACAACTCCATACATGGATTTCACATTGCATATCAGCAGCAAACAGCCAAAATTCAGAATTTGGTAGTTGTAAAAATGTTAGGGCACTTATATTACCTTGGGCTCCGTGCAATGCATGTAAACAATGAGCTTTTTCTGATTGCCACAATCTTATAATAGAGTCAGTTCCTCCAGATGCAATTATTTGATCACTAGTAATTGCTAACTTTATAACAGGACCTTTATGAAGATGACGCCacgattttgttaattttctttctaaaaatcaaaatatattaataattttactaaaaatataattactaattattattttaccattccAATCCCATGTACATAATAAGCCACTCTTGTGAGAAGTAATTAGATTTTTACTAGTCGGATCTAAGGTAAATGTAATTACAGAATCAGTGCACTCATCTTCTTCATCTTCTTCATCACCAGTTTTAACAGATCCAGTACGTTGAGGGATGGTATCAACTAATGTAGTTGTTTCAATATCTAATATTGATACTCGAGGACCACattggcataataaattatgaccaTCTGGGGTCCACTaaagagtataaaaaaataattgatttaatacattagtattttttaatatagacaacatagataaaaaaatttataatggaaatgatattcttataacttatattttgttttatgagaaactatttttttacaagTTAATGCATTTCAGAAATAGTTTTGAAGtattataattctaatatttctgagaatataaataaaaaacaattataatgaagATGACAATATTACTATACTCCGTTCCACGACAGAATGTACACGTTTTTTGTCTGTTGCTGCACATCCCTCACCATTTTCGCCGTTTGGTTGCGATTGTCAACTGTTCGGCCGGCAGTCAGCAACAACTTATCGCATACGTAGTTGTCGGCCGGTAAAGAGTTTGAGAAATTCAGCCTTGGCTGTCACCAAAGTCAGACGGATGCGCGGCTCATGTACATTACCTCGTGGAACggagtatacatttaatacagattacattataaataaattacaaaatattaagattttgtcatgaaaacataataatttattaaataaaccaaagttgtaataaaatcttaaagaatacaaataaaaacattctaaatataaaaaatattgatgagaCATAATACTGTtctttgattatttaattaaaaactagattatttatattatttaaattaaaatgcaaattacTTCAATATGACCTCCAGTATAAAATTCTTTCTGCACATATTCAGGTTTAAatctgtaatataaatataaataatactgtatttttgtaatatcaaatattgtaattgaATGTTTTGTATTCAACTCTTATAAGTTTTGGTTTGAATATGGTTccagttttaattatatttgagtaATGTTGTtagt
This portion of the Acyrthosiphon pisum isolate AL4f chromosome A1, pea_aphid_22Mar2018_4r6ur, whole genome shotgun sequence genome encodes:
- the LOC100166802 gene encoding transducin beta-like protein 3, coding for MSIKLREIFKPEYVQKEFYTGGHIEWTPDGHNLLCQCGPRVSILDIETTTLVDTIPQRTGSVKTGDEEDEEDECTDSVITFTLDPTSKNLITSHKSGLLCTWDWNERKLTKSWRHLHKGPVIKLAITSDQIIASGGTDSIIRLWQSEKAHCLHALHGAQGNISALTFLQLPNSEFWLFAADMQCEIHVWSCDDGKHLFKLQGHFSTVTELTFYKKQYLISCGRDKVVILWDLESKLQLKMVALYDCLETMVVLPEEGFYLQDLDNELKNTHIIPNGVCVAVGGENGRLHIWDVKNNIPILKESNADSQSIKSTKSITNMIFNETRSTLAICYVDNTITLQSFGPQHSKLTLIGSNDEILDVALLGNECSRSLAVAINSCDIYIFPWQKKKIESDDNCEIDKVELGVCCKRIKGHTDTVLCLTSYKNFLISSSKDHSIRVWLYCNVNRTAKCVAIGSRHTGAINSVAISKSLEFIVSASTDTTLKLWKLPKTFKSDEPHILSVKLTEVGHEKEINSICIAPNHQTIATGSQDKLIKIWSANDLSILGVCRGHKRGVWCVRFSPIDQVLLSSSADTTLKIWSMADYSCLKTLESHDSSVLKGGFLNRGTQLASCGGDGLVKIWCLKTSECIATLDKHSSKVWALSIVDDGSIMVTGGTDSRLVVWHDRTEEVRISEAAASQTKALQDQQLQNLLQNEQLLPALKMSITLERPNTALKIIQTLSKQGQGQDLKMVFQNINQEQKERLLNYVVDWNNNGKYCLAAQLVLNILLEDIMMGKLTINQEKLQGLMAYSERHYRRLTTLMTNLQLLRYTTNCMAPHLSNE